A portion of the Periophthalmus magnuspinnatus isolate fPerMag1 chromosome 2, fPerMag1.2.pri, whole genome shotgun sequence genome contains these proteins:
- the LOC117381460 gene encoding putative nuclease HARBI1 yields MKTHGPDFRLSRESLAVLMRLLELDRRHGWGAELKVLVFLFWLATGTSYRVVSRVFGIPRSTVYCIVHRVTRELVALRHKVIHLPTNNDFEAVTLGFAWLARHRAFRRAAGAIDGCHVRIRPPSGPDGQSYRNRKLFPSIILQAVCDHQGRFIDTYVGWPGSVHDARVLQYSPLYQRGLYPPPGHVILGDGGYPCLQHPLPLITPYKRPVQGVGAQHFNFHHSKARSIIERAFGMMKTRFRAIFFHALEVHHTFVPHVITASAVLHNICLGAGDTVALEDKPQENVVEDEGSNEVEAVAGAQWWDQLSAEVSALEEVPMDHD; encoded by the exons ATGAAGACACACGGCCCTGACTTTCGGCTGAGCAGGGAATCCTTGGCAGTGCTAATGCGCCTTCTGGAGCTGGACCGACGGCATGGATGGGGTGCTGAGCTTAAGGTGTTGGTCTTTCTCTTCTGGCTGGCAACTGGAACATCATACCGGGTGGTCTCCCGAGTGTTTGGGATACCACGCTCCACTGTCTACTGCATCGTCCACAGGGTCACTAGGGAGCTGGTGGCCCTGCGTCACAAAGTCATCCACCTCCCTACCAATAATGACTTTGAGGCAGTGACCCTTGGGTTTGCATGGCTGGCGAGGCACAGGGCCTTTAGGAGAGCAGCTGGGGCAATAGATGGCTGCCATGTAAGAATCAGGCCACCCAGCGGCCCTGATGGTCAGAGCTACAGAAACAGGAAACTGTTTCCCAGCATCATCCTTCAGGCTGTCTGTGACCATCAGGGCCGCTTCATAGACACCTACGTGGGGTGGCCTGGTTCTGTCCATGATGCAAGAGTCCTTCAATACAGTCCTCTGTACCAGAGAGGACTGTATCCTCCTCCAGGGCACGTCATCCTCGGAGATGGAGGGTACCCCTGTCTCCAGCATCCACTCCCCCTCATCACTCCCTACAAGAGGCCTGTGCAAGGTGTGGGAGCCCAGCACTTcaattttcatcattccaagGCACGTTCAATTATTGAGCGTgcctttggaatgatgaaaacaaGATTCAGGGCCATCTTTTTTCATGCATTGGAGGTCCATCACACCTTTGTACCACAT GTCATCACTGCCTCTGCCGTCCTCCACAACATCTGCCTTGGGGCAGGAGACACTGTGGCCCTGGAGGACAAGCCACAAGAGAATGTAGTGGAAGATGAGGGGAGCAATGAAGTGGAGGCCGTCGCTGGAGCACAGTGGTGGGACCAGCTGTCTGCTGAGGTCTCTGCCCTGGAGGAGGTTCCCATGGACcatgattaa